In Apis mellifera strain DH4 linkage group LG3, Amel_HAv3.1, whole genome shotgun sequence, one DNA window encodes the following:
- the LOC551874 gene encoding uncharacterized protein LOC551874 isoform X1, which yields MARSSVSAQCDLIASYMDGVHVKIAEAYKPPRKICLPAAYNNKLPDVSKLNYDFNLEKSVLEKMTEWRNVRQANSKARHARLDEKRKKQKNEFSPPPPPPLPDITKPINAPVPETTILTPQPLSPPANDLQDHIKVNGLDFADFDNDTSSPFDNLELKTINEMEELAQVLQPTSQWMPSAKLENLLNDLTINDESKSHIQEKNDIKNEITDQDEINEQENMKHRSVSAIVQELQRDLKRPHMEDWKPWSNLGNPDTSSHDTLKQEKVMVTNQVTLMNLLLDLTEEDKKLARHLSDMGFPLSRAARAIRDLGGQDNKKIVEYLLAVQALEEMGISGEDAEKALALTEYNQEKAKVYYENLCILRDLGFPEEKASIALLKCNIDRDRALDFLIT from the exons atggcTCGTTCTTCAGTATCAGCACAATGTGATTTAATTGCATCATATATGGATGGAGTTCATGTTAAAATTGCAGAAGCCTATAAACCTccaagaaaaatatgtttaccagctgcatataataataagttaccagacgtatcgaaattaaattatgacttcaatttggaaaaatcAGTACTTGAAAAG atgacAGAATGGCGTAATGTTAGACAAGCAAATAGCAAAGCACGACATGCACGATTagatgagaaaagaaagaaacaaaaaaatgaattttcacctccaccaccacctccTTTGCCTGATATTACAAAGCCTATAAATGCACCTGTGCCTGAAACAACAATTCTTACTCCACAGCCTTTATCTCCACCTGCAAATGATCTTCAAGatcatataaaagtaaatggtCTTGATTTTGCTGATTTTGATAATGATACAAGCAGTCCATTTGAcaatttggaattaaaaacaattaatgaaATGGAAGAACTTGCTCag gTATTACAACCTACATCTCAATGGATGCCATCagcaaaattagaaaatttgttaaatgacTTAACAATTAATGATGAATCAAAGTCTCacatacaagaaaaaaatgatatcaagAATGAAATAACTGATCAGGatgaaattaatgaacaaGAAAATATGAAGCATCGTAGTGTATCTGCAATTGTACAAGAACTtcaaagagatttaaaaagaCCTCATAtggaa gATTGGAAGCCTTGGTCAAATTTAGGAAATCCTGATACTAGTAGTCATGATACATTAAAGCAAGAAAAAGTAATGGTAACAAATCAAGTTACTCTTATGAATCTATTATTAGATTTGACAgaggaagataaaaaattggcTCGGCATTTGAGCGATATGGGATTTCCTTTATCAAGAGCTGCCCGTGCTATACGCGATTTAGGTGgtcaagataataaaaaaattgtagaatacTTATTAGCTGTTCAAGCTTTAGAAGAAATGGGAATTTCTGGAGAAGATGCTGAGAAAGCTCTTGCCCTTACAGAATATAATCAAGAGAAAGCCAAAgtgtattatgaaaatttatgtattttaagaGATTTAGGGTTTCCAGAAGAAAAGGCATCCATTGcacttttaaaatgtaatattgatCGCGATAGAGCTTTAGATTTTCTTATAacttaa
- the LOC551874 gene encoding uncharacterized protein LOC551874 isoform X2 — MDGVHVKIAEAYKPPRKICLPAAYNNKLPDVSKLNYDFNLEKSVLEKMTEWRNVRQANSKARHARLDEKRKKQKNEFSPPPPPPLPDITKPINAPVPETTILTPQPLSPPANDLQDHIKVNGLDFADFDNDTSSPFDNLELKTINEMEELAQVLQPTSQWMPSAKLENLLNDLTINDESKSHIQEKNDIKNEITDQDEINEQENMKHRSVSAIVQELQRDLKRPHMEDWKPWSNLGNPDTSSHDTLKQEKVMVTNQVTLMNLLLDLTEEDKKLARHLSDMGFPLSRAARAIRDLGGQDNKKIVEYLLAVQALEEMGISGEDAEKALALTEYNQEKAKVYYENLCILRDLGFPEEKASIALLKCNIDRDRALDFLIT; from the exons ATGGATGGAGTTCATGTTAAAATTGCAGAAGCCTATAAACCTccaagaaaaatatgtttaccagctgcatataataataagttaccagacgtatcgaaattaaattatgacttcaatttggaaaaatcAGTACTTGAAAAG atgacAGAATGGCGTAATGTTAGACAAGCAAATAGCAAAGCACGACATGCACGATTagatgagaaaagaaagaaacaaaaaaatgaattttcacctccaccaccacctccTTTGCCTGATATTACAAAGCCTATAAATGCACCTGTGCCTGAAACAACAATTCTTACTCCACAGCCTTTATCTCCACCTGCAAATGATCTTCAAGatcatataaaagtaaatggtCTTGATTTTGCTGATTTTGATAATGATACAAGCAGTCCATTTGAcaatttggaattaaaaacaattaatgaaATGGAAGAACTTGCTCag gTATTACAACCTACATCTCAATGGATGCCATCagcaaaattagaaaatttgttaaatgacTTAACAATTAATGATGAATCAAAGTCTCacatacaagaaaaaaatgatatcaagAATGAAATAACTGATCAGGatgaaattaatgaacaaGAAAATATGAAGCATCGTAGTGTATCTGCAATTGTACAAGAACTtcaaagagatttaaaaagaCCTCATAtggaa gATTGGAAGCCTTGGTCAAATTTAGGAAATCCTGATACTAGTAGTCATGATACATTAAAGCAAGAAAAAGTAATGGTAACAAATCAAGTTACTCTTATGAATCTATTATTAGATTTGACAgaggaagataaaaaattggcTCGGCATTTGAGCGATATGGGATTTCCTTTATCAAGAGCTGCCCGTGCTATACGCGATTTAGGTGgtcaagataataaaaaaattgtagaatacTTATTAGCTGTTCAAGCTTTAGAAGAAATGGGAATTTCTGGAGAAGATGCTGAGAAAGCTCTTGCCCTTACAGAATATAATCAAGAGAAAGCCAAAgtgtattatgaaaatttatgtattttaagaGATTTAGGGTTTCCAGAAGAAAAGGCATCCATTGcacttttaaaatgtaatattgatCGCGATAGAGCTTTAGATTTTCTTATAacttaa
- the LOC724557 gene encoding plant intracellular Ras-group-related LRR protein 7 — MDSDSTEMVKEIKDKVILHWNCRGLVEFPEAIRIYGSHIQEIYLKWNKITTLPSWIIELFNVTNLYIYGNLIKEVPPELCQMNQLTVLDLSANKLEQISPYIGNLISLKSLLLNENFIDKLPNEMNQMHNLEILSISGNKFVALPEWIGSLPKLKELNADNNCLKELPNRLTLSPQLSIISVCSNRLRYLPLNGFVSSPCIKFDANIYLNYLSYPLLYQLTSQYSFIQDQRNILAYGCFATCYENTTLHPNIKLKIKINEKDTDFIIELPRQLLKVHNILENTVISLWELSLRKVYTERYKHTLNISISPININVQYEPIQIKNCQKFDFNVSCNLLMNGPISICVNFQCQQPIFTEAWIIIGMNYYGEAITTVALCCCKRCAAEFSKHSNMTIKHTWYCIN, encoded by the exons atggacTCGGATTCTACAGAAATGGTGAAAGAAATCAAAGACAAGGTAATATTACATTGGAATTGTCGAGGTCTTGTGGAATTTCCTGAAGCGATAAGAATCTATGGAAGCCacattcaagaaatatatttaaaatggaataaaattactacTTTACCTTCATGGATTATAGAACTTTTTAATGTTactaatttgtatatttatggaAATCTGATAAAGGAAGTACCTCCAGAACTTTGTCAAATGAATCAATTAACAGTTCTTGATTTAAGTGCTAATAAATTAGAGCAAATATCCCCTTATATAGGAAATTTAATAAgcttaaaatctttattattaaatgaaaattttatagataaattaccAAATG aaatgaatCAAATGCATAacttagaaattttatctatttctggaaataaatttgttgCACTACCAGAATGGATTGGTTCCTTAcctaaattaaaagaattaaatgcaGATAATAATTGCCTTAAAGAACTTCCAAATAGATTAACTTTATCTCCACAGCTATCAATTATTTCTGTATGTTCTAACAg gcTAAGATATTTACCATTAAATGGATTTGTATCTTCTCCTTGCATTAAATttgatgcaaatatatatttaaattatttgtcttATCCACTTCTTTATCAATTAACATctcaatattcatttattcaagatcaaagaaatattttggctTATGG ATGCTTTGCAACATGTTATGAAAATACTACATTACatccaaatattaaattaaaaataaaaataaatgaaaaggaTACTGactttataatagaattaccACGTCAGCTTTTAAAAGTTCATAATATACTTGAAAATACAGTTATTTCTTTATGGGAATTATCTTTGAGAAAAGTTTATACCGAAAG gtaTAAACATACacttaatatatctatatcacCTATAAACATAAATGTTCAATATGAaccaattcaaataaaaaattgtcaaaaatttgattttaatgttTCATGTAACTTATTAATGAATGGTCCAATAAGTATTTGTGTAAATTTTCAATGTCAACAACCAATTTTTACAGAAGCTTGGATTATTATTGGTATGAATTATTATGGAGAAGCTATAACAACAGTTGCATTATGTTGCTGTAAAAG ATGTGCAGCTGAATTCTCAAAACATTCTAATATGACAATTAAACATACTTggtattgtataaattaa
- the LOC551827 gene encoding CD2 antigen cytoplasmic tail-binding protein 2 homolog — MYKRKFDELEDNNIGKSPVKNSLDSDEEDDDANEDNYNIMSDDEIEGAEDGPSASETNVGFTAFNMKEELEEGHFDKQGHYLWNKEKEIRDNWLDNIDWMQIKPSSTASVKKKSESGKTHGLADSDSEDEGPDIMFNPTQIYKQILEYLQPGETVSKALCRLGKGKKKLTTAERWKRKQEKKSIEDDQNSISITKLTELANELLTRTGNMDIYQESYEHIKKKVEVGEKHAHPSKQEAELDMYADDFDVKEKVKLDGNEGNVNEIDNSENEHKEEEIMWELKWSQDENAEIHGPHTSEQMHAWAKEGYFKSGAWVRRRGQNNQFYNAARVDFELYL; from the exons atgtataaacgtaaatttgatgaattagAAGACAATAATATTGGTAAATCACcagtaaaaaattcattagatTCAGATGAAGAAGATGATGATGCTAacgaagataattataatataatgagtGACGATGAAATTGAag gtGCTGAAGATGGACCAAGTGCTTCAGAAACAAATGTAGGATTTACAGCATTCaatatgaaagaagaattagaagaaGGACATTTTGATAAACAGGGTCATTATCtttggaataaagaaaaagaaattagagatAATTGGTTAGACAACATTGATTGGATGCAg ATCAAACCGAGTTCTACAGCAAgtgtaaagaagaaaagtgaAAGCGGTAAAACTCATGGACTGGCAGATAGCGATAGTGAGGATGAAGGTCCAGATATTATGTTCAATCCAACTcagatttataaacaaatattggaATACTTACAACCTGGAGAAACTGTTTCTAAGGCTTTGTGCAGGCTtg ggaaagggaaaaagaaattaactaCTGCAGaaagatggaaaagaaaacaggaaaagaaatcaattgaagatgatcaaaattctattagtataacaaaattaacagAATTGGCAAATGAATTGTTAACTCGTACTGGAAATATGGATATATATCAAGAAAGTTATgaacatattaaaaagaag gtTGAGGTAGGAGAAAAACATGCTCATCCTTCTAAACAAGAAGCAGAATTAGATATGTATGCTGATGATTttgatgtaaaagaaaaagtaaaattggatggaaatgaag gtaatgttaatgaaattgataattctgaaaatgaacataaagaagaagaaataatgtgGGAATTAAAATGGTCACAAGATGAAAATGCAGAAATTCATGGTCCACATACAAGTGAACAAATGCATGCATGGGCAAAGGAAGGTTATTTTAAAAGCGGGGCTTGGGTACGAAGAAGAGGTCAAAATAATCAGTTTTATAATGCTGCAAGAGTGGATTTTGAACTTTATCTGTGa